The Novosphingobium terrae genome has a window encoding:
- a CDS encoding cisplatin damage response ATP-dependent DNA ligase: MEDFANLIDRLIYTRSRNGKLDLIADYLRHATDADGGWALAGLTGGLDFPAVKPAAIRALIGQRVDPVLFALSRDYVGDTAETVSLLWPAPDAPAAPPGLSETVAALQAMTRSSVHADLAALLDRLDAKGRFALLKLATGALRIGVSARLAKTAFAQAFTLPLDEVEEAWHALEPPYTELFAWARGQGPKPDAAHRPVFRPFMLAHPLGEEQVDLADFAAEWKWDGIRVQLVRMGGETRLYSRGGDDITASFPEVAADVTRDGVLDGELLVRGSHQGGEEGGAASFNALQQRLGRKQVSARMLEDYPAFVRLYDVLLDGSEDLRPLPWHQRRKRLEAIMPSLPATRFDLSLLIEAADFNALSVLRDGARDAAIEGVMLKRRDSPYVGGRRVGLWYKWKRDALTADCVLMYAQRGSGKRSSFYSDYTFGCWTAPPEEGGELVPVGKAYSGFTDEDLKWLDSFVRQHTTNRFGPVREVEKSLVFEVAFDSIHESNRHKSKLAMRFPRIARIRRDKPAAEADLVATLQAMIPH, encoded by the coding sequence GTGGAGGATTTCGCCAACCTCATCGACCGGCTGATCTACACACGCTCGCGCAACGGCAAGCTGGATCTGATTGCGGACTATCTGCGCCATGCCACCGATGCCGATGGCGGCTGGGCCTTGGCCGGGCTGACCGGTGGACTGGATTTTCCCGCGGTGAAGCCTGCCGCGATCCGGGCGCTGATCGGGCAGAGGGTCGATCCGGTGCTGTTTGCCCTCTCGCGCGATTATGTCGGCGATACGGCGGAAACGGTCAGTCTGCTGTGGCCCGCGCCCGATGCGCCCGCCGCGCCGCCGGGGCTCAGCGAGACGGTCGCAGCGTTGCAGGCGATGACACGCAGCAGCGTCCATGCCGATCTGGCCGCGCTGCTGGACAGGCTGGATGCTAAGGGACGCTTCGCTCTGCTCAAGCTGGCGACCGGCGCCTTGCGCATCGGCGTGTCGGCAAGGCTGGCCAAGACGGCCTTTGCCCAAGCCTTCACGCTGCCTCTGGATGAGGTGGAGGAGGCATGGCATGCGCTGGAGCCGCCCTATACCGAACTCTTCGCTTGGGCGCGCGGGCAAGGCCCCAAACCCGATGCCGCGCATCGCCCGGTGTTCCGCCCCTTTATGCTCGCCCATCCACTCGGCGAGGAGCAAGTCGATCTGGCCGACTTCGCCGCCGAATGGAAATGGGACGGCATCCGCGTGCAACTCGTCCGCATGGGCGGCGAGACAAGGCTCTACAGTCGGGGCGGCGACGATATCACCGCCTCCTTCCCCGAGGTGGCGGCGGACGTCACCCGCGATGGCGTGCTGGACGGCGAATTGCTGGTGCGCGGCAGCCATCAGGGCGGCGAGGAAGGCGGCGCGGCCAGCTTCAACGCCCTGCAGCAGCGGCTGGGCCGCAAGCAGGTCAGCGCACGCATGCTGGAGGACTACCCGGCCTTCGTGCGCCTCTACGATGTGCTGCTGGATGGCAGCGAAGACCTGCGCCCCCTCCCGTGGCACCAGCGCCGCAAAAGGCTGGAAGCGATCATGCCCAGCCTGCCCGCCACCCGCTTCGACCTCTCGCTGCTGATCGAGGCGGCGGATTTCAACGCCCTCTCCGTGCTGCGCGACGGCGCCCGCGATGCCGCCATTGAGGGCGTGATGCTCAAACGCCGCGACAGCCCCTATGTGGGCGGGCGTCGCGTGGGGCTCTGGTACAAATGGAAGCGCGACGCGCTCACCGCCGATTGCGTGCTGATGTATGCCCAGCGCGGCTCGGGCAAGCGCTCCAGCTTCTATTCGGACTACACCTTCGGTTGCTGGACCGCCCCGCCGGAAGAAGGCGGCGAACTGGTGCCGGTGGGCAAGGCCTATTCCGGCTTCACCGACGAAGACCTCAAATGGCTCGACAGCTTTGTGCGCCAGCACACCACCAACCGCTTCGGCCCGGTGCGCGAGGTGGAGAAATCGCTTGTCTTCGAAGTCGCCTTCGATTCCATCCACGAAAGCAACCGCCACAAGTCAAAGCTGGCGATGCGCTTTCCCCGCATCGCCCGCATCCGCCGCGACAAGCCCGCCGCCGAGGCCGATCTGGTCGCCACCCTGCAAGCCATGATCCCGCATTGA
- a CDS encoding ligase-associated DNA damage response exonuclease: MALTASSWISPTPQGLYLPGADIWVDPSIPVGRALVTHGHADHARGGHGQTIATPETLAIMALRYGLAEGAHPLALHERIALGDGITAWLAPAGHVLGSAQVVLERQGETVVVTGDYKRRPDPTCLPFEPVPCDILVTEATFALPVFVHPPIAGEIARLLEARNAHPQRCVLVGAYALGKAQRVIAELRLAGYTTPIWLHGAMEAMCRLYAEWGVDLGDLRLVSEAEKGELEGQIILSPPSALNDRWSRRLPEPITAMASGWMRVRQRAVQRNVELPLVISDHADWNELTATIRELAPAETWITHGRDDALVHWCQTHQLKARPLDLVGYEDEDD; this comes from the coding sequence ATGGCTTTGACAGCATCGTCATGGATCAGCCCCACACCGCAGGGCCTCTATCTGCCCGGAGCGGATATCTGGGTCGACCCCTCCATACCGGTGGGCCGGGCGCTGGTTACCCATGGCCATGCCGATCACGCGCGCGGCGGCCATGGCCAGACCATCGCCACACCCGAAACGCTGGCGATCATGGCCTTGCGCTATGGCTTGGCGGAGGGCGCGCATCCCCTCGCCCTGCATGAACGGATCGCGCTGGGCGATGGCATCACCGCATGGCTGGCCCCGGCGGGGCATGTGCTGGGCTCGGCGCAGGTGGTGCTGGAGCGGCAGGGCGAAACCGTGGTCGTGACCGGCGATTACAAACGCCGCCCCGATCCCACCTGCCTGCCCTTTGAGCCGGTGCCCTGCGACATTCTGGTGACCGAGGCGACCTTTGCCCTGCCGGTCTTCGTCCATCCGCCGATTGCCGGGGAAATCGCCCGCCTGCTGGAAGCGCGCAACGCGCATCCCCAGCGCTGCGTGCTGGTGGGCGCCTATGCCTTGGGCAAGGCGCAGCGGGTGATCGCCGAGTTGCGACTGGCCGGTTACACCACCCCCATCTGGCTGCATGGCGCGATGGAGGCCATGTGCCGCCTCTATGCCGAATGGGGCGTCGATCTGGGCGATCTGCGGCTGGTGAGCGAGGCCGAAAAGGGCGAGCTTGAAGGCCAGATCATCCTTTCCCCACCCTCCGCGCTCAACGACCGCTGGAGCCGCCGCCTGCCAGAGCCCATCACCGCCATGGCCTCGGGCTGGATGCGGGTGCGCCAGCGCGCGGTGCAGCGCAATGTCGAGCTGCCGCTGGTGATCTCCGACCATGCCGACTGGAACGAACTGACCGCCACCATCCGCGAACTTGCGCCTGCCGAGACATGGATCACCCATGGGCGCGACGATGCGCTGGTCCATTGGTGCCAGACGCATCAGTTGAAGGCGCGCCCGCTCGATCTGGTCGGCTATGAAGATGAGGACGATTGA
- a CDS encoding sensor domain-containing phosphodiesterase — protein sequence MDLSNAPKAACLDRARLDVLAGLGILDSAPEQDFDELTRLAAVALGVECAAISLLDDKRQWYKARHNIPFEETPLDVAFCIYTVASREILVVPDATLDPRFRDNPFVTPEDGIRFYAGVPLIVNSGHCLGTLCVFDTKARAGLDDIQLRLLADLARLASDLIEARRFNRMGEIASKVVDATSDAVLAVDPDGAIVYWNPAAEAMFGHAARDVLGHGIELMLPDGLPEPGSAAASRGEALACRADGSSFPVELSVAPWAQGTTTRGVAAILRDIGHRKALQRDHEHAKAFLDNVVSNLPAMLFVKDVQSRQYLVVNQAGEKVIGREAAEMIGQTDLDLFPEYGAGYEERDTEAAASCEPHVFESTFTRDDGETVHLRTIRKLIDGPDRPGQYILGISEDVTQIRQQEAEVLRLAHYDTLTGLLNRASFTDRIHRMVQERAPFAMLSIDLDRFKAVNDMFGHPVGDAVLVQVGERLNSVIGGGDWVARIGGDEFFAILPGENLRHRAEQVAEAIVRRLSAPFSTERGVAHLGASIGVVLMPEDGTTTEQLRENVDLALYRAKMNGRSGVCFFNSAMDAAAQDRRSVARDLRQAVANGEITLAYQPLICTRTGQVASAEALARWTHPDRGPIRPDIFIPMAEEYGLIDVLGEQLLRKACVDAQTWPEPLCVAVNLSPLQFLSNQLIATVREALKVSGLAPQRLQLEVTEGLLIRDVERTFAQLEQLRELGIQILIDDFGVGYSSLSYFQRFIFDKVKIDKSFINDIATSSAARAIVQAVVGLGQELGMAVVAEGVENEEQMGLLVGLGCTHLQGYLFSHPISAKALARFPDSKGVIPARTAA from the coding sequence ATGGATCTCTCTAACGCGCCAAAGGCCGCCTGTCTCGACCGGGCAAGACTCGATGTGCTTGCCGGGCTGGGCATTCTCGATTCCGCGCCAGAGCAGGATTTCGATGAGTTGACGCGGCTGGCCGCTGTCGCTCTGGGCGTTGAGTGCGCCGCGATCAGCCTGCTGGATGACAAGCGCCAGTGGTACAAGGCGCGCCACAACATTCCCTTCGAGGAAACGCCGCTCGATGTGGCCTTTTGCATCTATACGGTGGCCTCGCGCGAGATTCTGGTGGTGCCCGATGCCACGCTCGATCCGCGCTTTCGCGACAATCCTTTCGTCACGCCAGAGGATGGCATCCGCTTCTATGCGGGCGTGCCGCTGATCGTGAATTCGGGCCATTGCCTGGGCACGCTGTGCGTCTTCGACACGAAGGCGCGGGCTGGCCTCGATGACATCCAGTTGCGATTGCTGGCCGATCTGGCCCGGCTGGCCAGCGATCTGATCGAGGCGCGGCGCTTCAACCGCATGGGCGAGATCGCCAGCAAGGTGGTCGATGCCACCTCCGATGCGGTGCTGGCGGTCGATCCGGATGGAGCCATCGTCTACTGGAATCCGGCAGCCGAGGCGATGTTCGGCCATGCTGCCCGCGATGTGCTGGGCCATGGCATCGAACTGATGCTGCCCGATGGCCTGCCCGAGCCGGGCAGCGCCGCCGCGTCACGGGGCGAGGCGCTGGCCTGTCGCGCGGATGGCAGCAGCTTTCCGGTCGAGCTGTCCGTGGCGCCCTGGGCGCAGGGGACCACCACGCGCGGTGTCGCCGCGATCCTGCGCGACATCGGCCATCGCAAGGCGCTTCAGCGTGACCATGAGCATGCCAAGGCCTTCCTCGACAATGTGGTGAGCAATCTGCCTGCGATGCTCTTCGTCAAGGATGTGCAGAGCCGGCAATATCTGGTCGTCAATCAGGCGGGCGAAAAGGTGATCGGGCGCGAGGCCGCCGAGATGATCGGCCAAACCGATCTCGACCTCTTTCCCGAATATGGTGCCGGTTACGAAGAGCGCGACACCGAAGCCGCCGCATCTTGCGAACCGCATGTCTTCGAAAGCACCTTCACCCGCGATGATGGCGAAACCGTCCATCTGCGCACCATCCGCAAGCTGATCGACGGGCCCGACCGGCCCGGCCAGTACATCCTTGGCATTTCCGAGGATGTCACCCAGATCCGCCAGCAGGAGGCCGAGGTGCTGCGCCTCGCCCATTACGATACGTTGACCGGGCTGCTCAACCGCGCCAGCTTCACCGACCGCATCCACCGCATGGTGCAGGAGCGCGCGCCTTTCGCCATGCTCAGCATCGATCTCGACCGCTTCAAGGCGGTGAATGACATGTTCGGCCATCCGGTGGGCGATGCCGTGCTGGTGCAGGTGGGCGAGCGGTTGAATTCGGTCATTGGCGGCGGCGATTGGGTGGCGCGCATCGGCGGCGATGAATTCTTCGCCATCCTGCCGGGTGAGAATCTGCGCCACCGCGCGGAGCAGGTTGCCGAGGCCATCGTGCGCCGCTTGAGCGCGCCTTTCTCCACCGAGCGCGGCGTGGCCCATCTGGGGGCCTCGATCGGCGTGGTGCTGATGCCCGAGGACGGCACCACCACCGAGCAATTGCGCGAGAATGTCGATCTGGCGCTCTATCGCGCCAAGATGAACGGGCGTTCGGGCGTCTGCTTCTTCAACAGCGCCATGGATGCCGCGGCTCAGGATCGGCGCAGCGTGGCGCGCGATCTGCGTCAGGCGGTGGCCAATGGCGAGATCACTTTGGCCTATCAGCCGCTGATCTGCACCAGGACCGGGCAGGTCGCCAGCGCCGAGGCTCTGGCGCGCTGGACCCATCCTGATCGCGGTCCGATCCGGCCCGACATCTTCATCCCCATGGCCGAGGAATATGGCCTGATCGATGTGCTGGGCGAGCAATTGCTGCGCAAGGCTTGCGTGGATGCCCAGACATGGCCCGAGCCGCTCTGCGTGGCGGTCAATCTCTCGCCCTTGCAGTTCCTGTCGAACCAGCTGATCGCCACGGTGCGCGAGGCGCTGAAGGTCTCGGGTCTGGCGCCTCAGCGTCTGCAGTTGGAGGTGACCGAGGGGCTGCTGATCCGCGATGTGGAGCGCACCTTCGCCCAGCTGGAGCAATTGCGCGAGCTGGGCATCCAGATCCTGATCGACGATTTCGGGGTGGGCTATTCCTCGCTCAGCTATTTCCAGCGCTTCATCTTCGACAAGGTGAAGATCGACAAGAGCTTCATCAACGACATCGCCACCTCCAGCGCGGCGCGGGCCATCGTTCAGGCGGTTGTCGGGCTGGGGCAGGAGCTGGGCATGGCCGTGGTGGCCGAGGGCGTGGAGAATGAGGAGCAGATGGGCCTGCTGGTGGGGCTGGGCTGCACCCATTTGCAGGGCTATCTCTTCAGCCATCCGATTTCGGCCAAGGCGCTGGCGCGCTTCCCGGACAGCAAGGGGGTTATCCCCGCGCGTACTGCCGCTTAG
- a CDS encoding MFS transporter produces the protein MKDHIAQHGAAKPRLGWRDLGNISFGFFGIQIGFALQNANMSRVFQSLGSNVDDLAALWVAAPLTGLLVQPVIGHLSDRTWLGRFGRRRPYFLAGAILAALALAAMPLSHVLIGAALLLWLLDASLNISMEPFRAFVGDMLGRDQHTAGYAVQTAFIGVGAVIGSLFPSMLDWAGVSNVAPAGEIPATVRYSFWAGGAALLASVLWTVLSTQEYSPAQMAAFGEAHDTPAPDAALARNNPAVALIWLAAGGLLALLVAHWSLAKELYLLAALLAAYGLAYAAAIFMARAGRPNMLSSVVGDFSGMPPLMKRLALVQFFSWSALFVMWIYSTPIVAQYAFGASDPASPAYQQAANWVGRLFSIYNGVAAVAALALLPWLSARIGKARTHALSLCCGAAGFASYLVIRSPEALQLAEVGIGICWASILAMPYAILASSLPQSKLGVSMGLFNVFVVVPQLLVATVMRSVMEAFFPGQPVYTMGFAAATLLIAAGAMLTVRTEE, from the coding sequence TTGAAGGATCATATCGCGCAGCATGGCGCAGCAAAGCCCCGATTGGGCTGGCGTGATCTGGGAAACATCAGCTTCGGCTTCTTCGGCATCCAGATCGGCTTTGCGCTGCAAAACGCCAATATGAGCCGGGTCTTCCAGTCGCTGGGCTCCAATGTCGATGATCTGGCCGCGCTGTGGGTGGCAGCTCCCCTGACCGGCCTGCTGGTGCAGCCGGTGATCGGCCATCTGTCAGACCGGACATGGCTAGGCCGCTTCGGGCGCCGCCGTCCCTATTTTCTGGCCGGGGCCATTCTGGCCGCGCTGGCGCTGGCGGCCATGCCGCTCAGCCATGTGCTGATCGGGGCTGCGCTGTTGCTGTGGTTGCTCGATGCCAGCCTCAACATCTCGATGGAGCCGTTTCGTGCCTTTGTCGGCGATATGTTGGGGCGCGATCAGCACACGGCAGGTTATGCGGTGCAGACGGCCTTTATCGGCGTAGGCGCGGTGATCGGCTCGCTGTTTCCCAGCATGCTGGACTGGGCGGGCGTTTCCAATGTGGCGCCTGCCGGGGAAATTCCCGCCACGGTGCGCTACAGCTTCTGGGCGGGCGGCGCGGCGCTGCTGGCCTCCGTGCTGTGGACGGTGCTGAGCACGCAGGAATATTCCCCCGCCCAGATGGCCGCTTTCGGCGAGGCGCATGACACGCCCGCCCCCGATGCGGCGCTGGCTCGCAACAATCCTGCTGTCGCGCTGATCTGGCTTGCTGCCGGAGGCCTGCTGGCGCTGCTGGTGGCGCATTGGTCACTGGCCAAGGAGCTTTATCTGCTGGCCGCGCTGCTGGCGGCTTATGGGCTGGCCTATGCCGCCGCAATCTTCATGGCGCGCGCCGGGCGGCCGAATATGCTCTCCAGCGTGGTGGGCGATTTTTCGGGCATGCCGCCGCTGATGAAGCGGCTGGCGCTGGTGCAGTTCTTCAGCTGGTCGGCGCTGTTTGTGATGTGGATCTATTCCACGCCGATCGTGGCGCAATATGCCTTTGGCGCCAGTGATCCAGCCAGTCCCGCCTATCAGCAGGCCGCCAATTGGGTGGGGCGACTGTTCTCGATCTACAATGGCGTGGCCGCTGTAGCGGCGCTGGCGCTGCTGCCGTGGCTGTCGGCGCGGATCGGCAAGGCGCGCACGCATGCGCTCAGCCTGTGCTGCGGGGCTGCGGGCTTTGCCTCCTATCTGGTGATCCGCTCACCAGAGGCTTTGCAACTGGCCGAGGTGGGGATCGGCATCTGCTGGGCCTCCATTCTGGCGATGCCCTATGCGATCCTGGCCTCCAGCCTGCCGCAGAGCAAGCTGGGTGTTTCGATGGGCCTGTTCAACGTCTTTGTGGTGGTGCCGCAATTGCTGGTGGCCACGGTGATGCGCAGCGTGATGGAGGCCTTCTTCCCCGGCCAGCCCGTCTACACCATGGGCTTTGCCGCCGCCACGCTGCTGATCGCCGCCGGGGCCATGCTGACGGTGCGCACGGAAGAGTAA
- a CDS encoding LacI family DNA-binding transcriptional regulator translates to MSQRGSGKPTSFDIAYLAGVSQPTVSRALRGSRAISAETRARIEAIARELNYTVDKNASSLRSQRANTIALLFFEDPTPDESKINPFFLAMLGAITRQCTKRGLDLLISFQKMEDDWHTRYQDSHRADGMILLGYGDYALYEQRLTGLVAQGTRFVRWGSVGSDNIGATVGSDNFGAGRMAGEHLIAKGRRRIAFLGQADEHYPEFAERYRGLLAAQHAAGLKHDPALQADAYTTEDDGYSAAMALIERGTGFDAIFAGSDLIAIGALRALAAKGLRVPEDVAIVGFDDIPAAAMTSPPLTTLVQDLRGAGELLIDTLLAQIEDRPLPSPMLPARLTVRRSSGA, encoded by the coding sequence ATGAGCCAGCGGGGATCAGGCAAGCCCACCAGTTTCGACATTGCCTATCTGGCGGGGGTGTCCCAGCCCACGGTCAGCCGTGCCCTGCGGGGCAGCCGCGCGATCAGCGCCGAAACCCGCGCCCGCATCGAGGCCATTGCGCGTGAGCTGAACTATACGGTCGACAAGAACGCTTCCTCGCTGCGGTCCCAGCGGGCCAACACCATCGCCCTGCTGTTCTTTGAAGACCCCACGCCCGATGAATCGAAGATCAACCCCTTCTTCCTCGCCATGCTGGGGGCGATCACCCGACAATGCACCAAACGCGGGCTGGACCTGCTGATTTCCTTCCAGAAAATGGAGGATGACTGGCACACACGCTATCAGGACAGCCACCGGGCGGATGGCATGATCCTGCTCGGCTACGGCGATTATGCACTCTATGAGCAGCGGCTGACCGGGTTGGTGGCGCAGGGCACGCGCTTTGTGCGCTGGGGCTCGGTAGGGTCGGATAACATCGGCGCCACGGTGGGCAGCGACAATTTCGGCGCTGGCCGCATGGCGGGCGAGCATCTGATCGCCAAAGGCCGCCGCCGCATCGCCTTTCTGGGCCAGGCCGACGAGCATTACCCCGAATTCGCCGAGCGTTACCGGGGCCTGCTTGCCGCGCAGCATGCTGCGGGCCTGAAGCATGATCCGGCGCTGCAAGCCGATGCCTACACCACCGAGGATGATGGCTATTCCGCCGCCATGGCACTGATCGAGCGGGGCACGGGCTTCGACGCGATCTTCGCAGGCTCGGACCTGATCGCCATCGGCGCGCTGCGGGCGCTGGCCGCCAAGGGGCTGCGCGTGCCCGAGGATGTCGCCATTGTGGGTTTCGACGACATTCCCGCCGCCGCCATGACCAGCCCGCCGCTCACCACGCTGGTGCAGGATCTGCGCGGCGCGGGGGAACTGCTGATCGACACGCTGCTGGCCCAGATCGAGGATCGCCCCCTGCCCTCGCCGATGCTGCCCGCCCGGCTGACGGTCCGGCGCAGCAGCGGAGCGTGA